One genomic window of Fusarium keratoplasticum isolate Fu6.1 chromosome 3, whole genome shotgun sequence includes the following:
- a CDS encoding Methionine--tRNA ligase, translating to MGSKAPILPEEGKRNILITSALPYVNNIPHLGNIIGSVLSADVFARYCRARGHNTIYICGSDEYGTATETKALEEGLSPADLCAKYHALHKGVYDWFRIDFDIFGRTPTEQQTQIVQQIFSDLWKNGLIEERETTQPFCADPAHCKFLADRFVEGECSICHDLGARGDQCDACGGLLDPFEPEREPSNEGDDHVEAKATGWLINPRCKVDGTAPEKRRTKHLYLRLDAIKDLLVPWFHKSSKEGDWSANCISITQAWIDKGLLPRGITRDLKWGVPIPKGLDGLSDEEYAEKVFYVWFDACIGYVSITKNLTDPGNLDGTNWEKWWKNPENVKLYQFMGKDNVPFHTIIFPASQLGTGENWTKVHKMSTTEYLNYEGGKFSKSRGVGVFGNTAKETGVDPDVWRYYLLSRRPETADSEFKWPEFIDANNNDLLKNLGNLNQRILKFCQAKLDGVVPDYTKYTDERLEEHKKEVNEALQTYITQFDAIKLRAGLATVMHISALGNKLLQDSKLNNQLLAEEPDRCAAVIGLGINHLQLLASIVHPYMPSTGEAILEQIGSPGLISIPETWSGDLIKPGQKIGEPKLLFTQIPASKLDEWREAFGGEEIRKQKALEAEKAAAKKAAKEKKKQKKLALRAAESAGEKPAEKEASASTEKKPVEASAVDLLPDNKPEEK from the exons ATGGGTTCCAAAGCCCCCATTCTCCCCGAAGAGGGCAAGCgcaacatcctcatcaccagcgCCTTGCCCTACGTGAACAACATCCCCCACCTGGGCAACATCATCGGCAGTGTCCTGTCAGCCGACGTTTTTGCTCGCTACTGCAGAGCCCGCGGTCACAACACCATCTACATCTGCGGTTCCGACGAGTACGGTACCGCtaccgagaccaaggccttGGAGGAGGGCCTCTCCCCCGCCGACCTGTGCGCCAAGTACCACGCCCTTCACAAGGGAGTCTACGACTGGTTCCGAATCGACTTTGACATCTTCGGCCGAACACCGACCGAGCAACAGACCCAGATTGTCCAGCAGATCTTCTCTGATCTCTGGAAGAACGGCCTCATCGAGGAGCGCGAGACTACACAGCCATTCTGCGCCGACCCCGCCCACTGCAAGTTCCTTGCTGATCGTTTCGTCGAGGGAGAGTGCAGCATCTGCCACGACCTTGGTGCTCGCGGAGACCAATGCGATGCCTGCGGTGGACTTTTGGACCCCTTCGAGCCCGAACGTGAGCCCAGCAACGAGGGCGACGACCatgtcgaggccaaggcgacTGGCTGGCTGATTAACCCCCGATGCAAGGTCGACGGTACCGCCCCCGAGAAGCGGAGAACCAAGCACCTCTACCTGCGCCTGGACGCGATTAAGGATCTGCTCGTCCCATGGTTCCACAAGAGCAGCAAGGAGGGCGACTGGAGCGCAAACTGTATCTCCATTACCCAGGCATGGATCGACAAGGGTCTGCTCCCCCGTGGAATCACCCGAGATCTCAAGTGGGGTGTTCCTATCCCCAAGGGTCTTGATGGACTCAGCGATGAGGAGTACGCCGAGAAGGTCTTCTATGTATGGTTCGATGCCTGCATTGGCTACGTCTCAATTACCAAGAACTTGACAGACCCCGGCAACCTGGACGGTACCAACTGGGAGAAGTGGTGGAAGAACCCCGAGAACGTCAAGCTCTACCAGTTCATGGGCAAGGACAATGTGCC TTTCCacaccatcatcttccccGCCTCTCAGCTTGGAACTGGAGAGAACTGGACCAAGGTCCACAAGATGTCGACGACCGAGTACCTCAACTACGAGGGTGGCAAGTTCAGCAAGTCCCGCGGTGTGGGTGTGTTTGGCAACACTGCCAAGGAGACTGGCGTTGACCCCGACGTCTGGCGATACTACCTTCTGTCGAGACGACCCGAGACGGCCGATTCCGAGTTCAAGTGGCCAGAGTTTATTgacgccaacaacaacgacctcctcaagaacctgggTAACCTGAACCAGCGAATCCTCAAGTTCTGCCAGGCCAAGCTGGATGGTGTTGTGCCTGACTACACCAAGTACACGGATGAGCGTCTGGAGGAGCACAAGAAGGAGGTCAACGAGGCCCTGCAGACCTACATCACCCAgttcgatgccatcaagctTCGTGCTGGCCTCGCCACCGTTATGCACATCTCTGCTCTCGGAAACAAGCTTCTGCAGGACAGCAAGCTCAACAACCAGCTACTGGCCGAGGAGCCGGACCGTTGCGCCGCCGTTATCGGTCTTGGAATCAACCACCTTCAGCTCCTCGCCAGCATCGTCCACCCCTACATGCCCTCTACTGGTGAGGCCATCCTCGAGCAGATCGGCAGCCCAGGTCTCATTTCGATTCCCGAAACCTGGTCTGGTGACCTTATTAAGCCAGGTCAGAAGATTGGCGAGCCCAAGCTCCTCTTCACTCAGATTCCCGCGTCCAAACTCGACGAGTGGCGTGAGGCTTTTGGTGGTGAGGAGATTCGAAAGCagaaggccctcgaggcggAAAAGGccgcggccaagaaggctgccaaggagaagaagaagcagaagaagctcgctCTCCGTGCTGCCGAGTCTGCTGGTGAGAAGcccgccgagaaggaggcgtcCGCCTCAaccgagaagaagcctgtCGAGGCCTCCGCTGTTGACCTGCTCCCCGACAACAAGCCCGAAGAGAAGTAG
- a CDS encoding Phosphatidyl-N-methylethanolamine N-methyltransferase, with protein sequence MASFVNELVEYVDLSKQSLLVSASSIAFNPLFWNIVARQEYHNKLLTKLFGGNSKVGCYALAATIFSLGMVRDLIYKSAIAEQPSHPLFDSVYVQAAALTLFAVGNVLVVTSTWRLGITGTFLGDYFGILMDEMVTGFPFNVTSSPMYTGSTMSFLATALYFGKPAGILLTVWVYIVYKIALLYEDPFTSEIYAKRERERAAGKKQN encoded by the exons atggcttccTTTGTGAACGAGCTCGTCGAATACGTCGACCTTAGCAAGCAGAGCTTGTTGG TGTCTGCGTCCTCCATTGCCTTCAATCCCCTCTTTTGGAA CATCGTCGCCCGCCAAG AATACCACAACAAGCTCCTAACAAAGCTCTTTGGTGGAAACTCCAAGGTCGGATGCTATGCCCTCGCCgccaccatcttctccctcGGCATGGTCCGCGACTTGATCTACAAgagcgccatcgccgagcAGCCCTCGCACCCTCTCTTCGATAGTGTCTACGTCCAAGCCGCCGCCCTCACCCTCTTCGCCGTCGGCAACGTCCTTGTCGTCACCTCCACCTGGCGCCTCGGCATCACTGGCACCTTCTTGGGTGACTACTTTGGCATCCTCATGGACGAGATGGTGACAGGTTTCCCTTTCAACGTGACCAGCTCTCCCATGTACACGGGCTCAACCATGAGCTTCCTTGCCACCGCCCTGTACTTTGGCAAGCCTGCCGGCATCCTGCTCACTGTCTGGGTGTACATTGTCTACAAGATCGCTCTGCTGTACGAGGACCCCTTCACCTCCGAGATCTACGCCAAGCGTGAGCGCGAGCGTGCTGCCGGCAAGAAGCAGAACTAA